TTTGATGTTGATTTAGGATCACTATTCTTCTGATCAACCTTAACTTCTGCAGTTAAATCCTTTTTGCTTATTTCAATAACAGCTTCTTTAATATTTCCTTTTGTTGATTCTTTAAAGTTGTTTTCATCACCTAGTTCTGCTTTTTCAACTTCAATTACTTGATCTTTTTTAATAGCATCAACAGTCTTTAGTTCACTTTTAAGTTCCGGTAGAATTATTTTTTTTGTAATCGGATTTATATTTTCTTCAAGTTTTACTTTAGTAGTTTCAATCTCTTCAGTTTTATTTTGCCTTAAACTATTCTTCTCAGATATGATTTTATCATCAGTTTTAGCAAAAATATTTTCTATGAAATTTTTCTGATCAATATTAACTATTTTAATTGGTGCAGATTTTTGTGATACAGTTTGTTCATTATCAACTAAATCAGCATCAACAAAAAACTCTTGCTGAGCCTGTATTTTAGGAGTGTTATTCACATTACTTGTATCAGAAACTTTACTCAGTATATCTGTTTTGATATTTGCAGAAACTTCCTTGATAATGTTTGTTGTAATTTTTTCTGAGTTAACATTATCTGTATTAAAATTCTTACTAGCTGTTTGCTGTTTCAATTCTGGCTTGGATGAAAGTACTTTTTTCAATTCGCTATTTATTATTGGCGATTGGCTTTGGGCAGTGTTCAATTTTCCAATTTTAACAGAAGGGTTTGCTTCAGTTTGAATTTTTTGTACTGTATTGTTAAATGTTTTTGATAATTTCTGAACATCAACTTTAATTTCCTTAACATTTGTTGTTTCAAGCAGCTCATTTAAAACTACTTTTTCTTTAAGATCATTTTTATTTGATGAAATTGATGTAAACTTTTGATTTGATGTAACTTTAATTTTGGTTTCAGATTTACCTAGTTCTTTAATATTTATTTCTTTGTTTGACTTAACATTTTCATCTTTTGATGTAACTATATCTGATAAAGGATTATTTGTTTTTGCTTCTGAATTAAGATTTTTAATTTTAGTGTTTGATATCTTAACAGAGTTATCATCTTTTTGAATTGAATTTCTATAGTTACTTAACGTTTTTTCTATTGGATTTTCTAATCCTGTTTTTACATTAACTTTATTTTGAGGTTGTAGATTAATACTCTTTTCAATTTTAGGATTAGAAGTGGGAATGCTTTTTTCAAAAACTTTATCTCTTTTTAACTGAACAGTTTTTAATTCATTATTCGACTGTGCTATTGTAGTTGCCTTTAACTCAGAGACCAACTCCGGTTTTATATTGCTATGGGTTATACCGGAAGTATTTAAATCAGTAGTTAGTTTTATTCCAGAATCACAATCCGTTTTTATATTACCTTTTACATCATTAAAAATTTGTTTCTGAGTTGTTGTGTTCTCAATCTTTTCACCCACTGGTTTCAAATTACCGACTGTAGAGCTCAGCGCTTCTAATGGCTGCTGAGATGGACTTTGTTCATTTGATAAGGTTTTTATAACGGTATTATTATCAACTGCATTTTTAGTTATTACTGCCTTTGTGTTTGGTTCAACTTCGGCTTCTTCTGTTTCAGAAATAATTTGGATTGGATTTGTAAATTTAGTTGTTTCAGTATTTATTGGTTCAACATCAACAGCTATTTTTTGTGTTCCACTTTTTACGAGTATTTCAAAATCATTTTTTGTTCTTAATTGATCTCCAATCCAGTTTTTTATCTCATTAACATTAGTTGTTAATGGGTTAATTTGAATTGATTGTCCGTTTGCAATCAGAGAAATCTCAACTTTTTCTAAATTCTTTGAATCCCCTTTTTTCAGAGTTTCAATAATGTTTTTTATTTCACCAATAAGTTCATTTTTATTTAAAGAAAAATATTTTGGAATGTTTTCACTAATCGTGGTTTTATCGTTGTTTGTTAAAACTTTAGTAGTTGTCTTTGGATTTAGTTTTTCAAGAAAACCCGAAATAATACTAGAAATGTTTTGATTATTGAGAACAATTTTACTTTCTGACAGGAGAGAAACATTTAATAATTGGGTTTGTGTTTCTGCAGTTATTTCTGTTGATAATCCCTCCAATTGAAGAGGTAAGGCACCTGTATTTTCATCCTTTACAATCCTAAAAACATTGGAAAATAAATGTGAAAAATTACCAATCTTACCAGCAATACCTTCCGGCATTGTTTGATCTGGCGCAATTTTTGGCAAAAAAATTGAATTAATGAACATTATTCAAACCTAAAAATTCTATTTGCTGTTTCCGGGTTAAATTCAGAGACAACCTTCGCTGCTGTCTTCTTATTCATATTATATAAAATATCTCTTGCTACATTATCGGAATAAGTTTGAATTATTTTAGCCGCCTTCTTCGGCTCCATTGAAGAATAAATACTTGTTATCTTTTGAATCCATTCTGTGTACTCTTTACCATGCGGTTCATTTTGGGTTACTGGGTTATCTACTTGTGGCTGAGTTACAGTTTGTTCCTGATTAGAATTTTTTAAATTAATTTTTTCTTTCCCATTATTAAGATCCTGCTTATCAGCCATTTTTTTAATGTTTACAGAATCTACTTTATCATTTTTAGTCGTATCATTAGTCTCTATGCCGCCGAAGGATGAAAATAAAATGCTATCCTTCACTTCCGTTGTATCTGGTTCTGAAATCAAATTGGAATTATCTGCAATGTTTAAAGAATCAGTTTTTGTTGAATCAGACAATTGCACAACTGATTTTGGCGAAAAGTTAAACTCAAAAATATTTTCGTATGATGAGTTGAGATAGATTAACAAACCTGTTACAACTACAAACGCAAAAAGAAAAGTTCCTCCGTAAATTATTCCCTGCTTCATTTTTTAGCCTTATTAAAATTTTGCACTGCTATCTCATCAAAGTTTTTAAGTTCTGCCATGTTTATATCTTTATAAAAAGTTTCCCGATAAGATTCTTCAAGCTGGTTTAATATTTTTTTCTCTTTAGTTTTGATTACAACTTCCTCAATTTTTTTCTCGCGCTTTTTTTCGAGCTGGTTTATAACTTCTGATTGCATTTCAAGCTGTTGTTTAAGCACTGTATCGTATCCACCTATAAATTGTAATTCAGAAATATTCATTTTCTTTTTGTAAGCCGAGTTTCGCAAATCATTTATTTCATCTACAAGTTTTTGTTTTAAATCCTGGTGCTTAGCAATAATCAAATCTAACTGGGCTAGTTCTTTCTGTGCTTTCTTTTCAAAAGCTTCTTTAACTCTTTTTACCGATTCAAATTTGAATCTGAATTTTGACATTGTTTACTTTGCTCCTGTTTGAACTTACAATTCTATAATTTCATTTAATCTGTCTAATGTTGAGTTATATTCTGAAGACTCAAAAATATCCTGTTTAAGAAAGGATCTGAGATAACCAATTTTATTTAAAGCATGATCAATCTGAGGGTTACTTCCTTTAACATAAGCTCCAATATTTATAAGATCTTCTGCTTCGCGATACGTGGATAAAATTTCATTAAAAATAATTGTCCTATCGCGATGCTGTTTTGTAACAATATCTGGCATAACTCGGCTAACACTTTGCAAAGGATCAACTGCAGGAAACTGCCCGCTGTTTGCAAGCTTTCTTGAAAGCACAATATGCCCATCAAGTATTGATCTTACTGCATCAGCGATTGGTTCTGTCATGTCATCACCGTCAACAAGCACATTATATAAGCCTGTAATAGAACCGGAATCCGTTGTACCTGCTCGTTCTAAAAGTTTCGGAAGCGCTGCAAATACAGATGGTGTATAACCTTTTGTTGTCGGTGGTTCACCAATTGTTAGTCCAATTTCTCTCTGTGCCATAGCAAATCGTGTAACTGAATCCATCATCAGTAAAACATCCATTCCAAGATCACGAAAATATTCGGCAATCGTTGTTCCTATATATGCACCTTTCATTCTAACCAAAGCAGATTTATCACTAGTCGCAACAACAACAACAGATTTCTTTAACCCATCTTCCCCTAAATCTTTTTCAATAAACTCTCTAACTTCTCTGCCTCGTTCACCAATCAAAGTAATTACATTTACATCAGCATCTGTGTTTCTTGCAATCATTCCGAGCGTTACACTTTTTCCAACTCCGCTACCTGCAAAAATTCCAACTCGTTGTCCGCGACCCACAGT
Above is a genomic segment from Ignavibacteriales bacterium containing:
- the fliI gene encoding flagellar protein export ATPase FliI; translation: MDLKYQYIDKYLSRINSVDLIKLNGKVTDVIGLVIVSVGPNVSLGEVCTIVNKTGQEVCKCEVVGFRDGKVLSIALGEVHEISPKCEIIAGGKMFTIGVGKELLGRVIDGLGNPIDGKGEIKVSSYRSLYREPPNPLERKRINSVLQTGVRAIDGLLTVGRGQRVGIFAGSGVGKSVTLGMIARNTDADVNVITLIGERGREVREFIEKDLGEDGLKKSVVVVATSDKSALVRMKGAYIGTTIAEYFRDLGMDVLLMMDSVTRFAMAQREIGLTIGEPPTTKGYTPSVFAALPKLLERAGTTDSGSITGLYNVLVDGDDMTEPIADAVRSILDGHIVLSRKLANSGQFPAVDPLQSVSRVMPDIVTKQHRDRTIIFNEILSTYREAEDLINIGAYVKGSNPQIDHALNKIGYLRSFLKQDIFESSEYNSTLDRLNEIIEL
- a CDS encoding flagellar hook-length control protein FliK; translated protein: MFINSIFLPKIAPDQTMPEGIAGKIGNFSHLFSNVFRIVKDENTGALPLQLEGLSTEITAETQTQLLNVSLLSESKIVLNNQNISSIISGFLEKLNPKTTTKVLTNNDKTTISENIPKYFSLNKNELIGEIKNIIETLKKGDSKNLEKVEISLIANGQSIQINPLTTNVNEIKNWIGDQLRTKNDFEILVKSGTQKIAVDVEPINTETTKFTNPIQIISETEEAEVEPNTKAVITKNAVDNNTVIKTLSNEQSPSQQPLEALSSTVGNLKPVGEKIENTTTQKQIFNDVKGNIKTDCDSGIKLTTDLNTSGITHSNIKPELVSELKATTIAQSNNELKTVQLKRDKVFEKSIPTSNPKIEKSINLQPQNKVNVKTGLENPIEKTLSNYRNSIQKDDNSVKISNTKIKNLNSEAKTNNPLSDIVTSKDENVKSNKEINIKELGKSETKIKVTSNQKFTSISSNKNDLKEKVVLNELLETTNVKEIKVDVQKLSKTFNNTVQKIQTEANPSVKIGKLNTAQSQSPIINSELKKVLSSKPELKQQTASKNFNTDNVNSEKITTNIIKEVSANIKTDILSKVSDTSNVNNTPKIQAQQEFFVDADLVDNEQTVSQKSAPIKIVNIDQKNFIENIFAKTDDKIISEKNSLRQNKTEEIETTKVKLEENINPITKKIILPELKSELKTVDAIKKDQVIEVEKAELGDENNFKESTKGNIKEAVIEISKKDLTAEVKVDQKNSDPKSTSKIIDKSNKNALNDKSVKENISVKINSGETTNTTTKLNSKTEPSSTYNSEKAFNVKDKSIIETLRSGLKEFANDQVKQESVNKDQNLFENKNTKVDFMQRRVYSHIPPLEVIAEESKTVSIKNSIVNSELNKSENILNIDETVKSVPNQVELKPKNEKQVWVKVSLEKNNNEVIADIKKSSQQPNKITIDTNNDGMKNNSEQNHFSEKDHRDYSKSKTQALSIEASQNTEVKNATQNHTTAPQQDLTANLKTEFKIENTGFKSVVHSEETKFSSRTSEMIEKVKVISAGEMIREVNKIFESGDKQSIVLRLVPKELGSVKVMLDTIDNVLNAKVEVENETVGQIVRNNVDQLKQNLLQSGVHLNSINISYHNSDQKQHGFNNHKRKNSVYEQSIETEDIDESIIAKKMGYNTYEYLA
- a CDS encoding flagellar FliJ family protein, producing MSKFRFKFESVKRVKEAFEKKAQKELAQLDLIIAKHQDLKQKLVDEINDLRNSAYKKKMNISELQFIGGYDTVLKQQLEMQSEVINQLEKKREKKIEEVVIKTKEKKILNQLEESYRETFYKDINMAELKNFDEIAVQNFNKAKK